One genomic window of Arthrobacter sp. KBS0703 includes the following:
- a CDS encoding DUF2004 domain-containing protein, which yields MTTKVASQHFGEIELNHGRDHNVAAEHELAGQRLELDLNINAHDHFDEAAMHKVDYRLRYLPELVDEVREMIAEELEQEGTSAQEYLRFHCNAIKDEQLQKVFGVTDKSQLTNAVFLKALKLGHVGIYPGQPERYFVLDFTLGSHFTDEVLVASADEDGVVDDEIVWEP from the coding sequence ATGACCACCAAGGTAGCGAGCCAGCACTTCGGAGAAATCGAACTCAACCACGGCAGGGACCACAACGTCGCCGCGGAGCATGAGCTGGCTGGCCAACGCCTTGAGCTTGACCTGAACATCAACGCGCATGACCACTTCGATGAGGCGGCCATGCACAAGGTGGACTACCGGTTGCGCTACCTCCCCGAGCTCGTGGACGAGGTCCGCGAGATGATCGCCGAGGAACTCGAGCAGGAGGGCACCAGCGCGCAGGAGTACCTTCGCTTCCACTGCAACGCCATCAAGGACGAGCAGCTGCAGAAGGTCTTCGGGGTCACGGACAAGAGCCAGCTCACCAACGCCGTGTTCCTCAAGGCGCTCAAGCTCGGCCACGTGGGCATCTACCCCGGCCAGCCCGAGCGCTACTTCGTCCTCGATTTCACGCTCGGCTCCCACTTCACCGACGAGGTCCTGGTCGCGTCCGCGGACGAGGACGGCGTGGTCGACGACGAGATCGTCTGGGAGCCCTGA
- a CDS encoding LysR family transcriptional regulator, with translation MVNPVHLRTLLEVTRLGSFAAAASRLGYTASAVSQQMSALERDTGVHLFQRSARSVVPTEAATVMARHAAKVLTDIEALMAAASKTHDTTSQELRLGIFPSLATYVLPRILKNPQWKGLGIDLRVSVAEPAQTIQGLRTGGDLDVALVYQVGQSGLAWPHTINRQWIGDDNFRVVLPSGWGFRTDAKVAADHLSDMPWIMHHPGTSDATVIERLFASCNLHPRVVAYSDDFHASLEMAAAGLGAALVPELALRHRPAGVVVLDVPEIRLARNVFALLINDKKTARVQLFVDLLADTLGSLGSSDK, from the coding sequence GTGGTCAACCCCGTGCACTTGAGGACTCTGCTTGAGGTCACGCGGCTGGGGTCCTTCGCGGCCGCGGCCAGCCGGCTCGGCTACACTGCCTCCGCCGTGTCCCAGCAGATGTCGGCCCTTGAGCGGGACACCGGCGTGCACCTGTTCCAGCGGTCCGCCAGGAGCGTGGTCCCCACCGAGGCCGCCACGGTGATGGCGCGGCACGCCGCCAAGGTCCTCACCGACATCGAAGCCCTGATGGCCGCCGCGTCCAAGACCCACGACACCACGAGCCAGGAACTCCGGCTTGGCATCTTCCCCAGCCTCGCAACCTACGTCCTGCCGCGGATCCTGAAGAACCCGCAGTGGAAGGGACTCGGCATCGACCTCCGGGTCTCCGTCGCCGAGCCGGCCCAGACCATCCAGGGGCTGCGTACCGGCGGCGACCTTGACGTCGCGCTCGTCTATCAGGTGGGCCAATCCGGACTGGCGTGGCCGCACACCATCAACCGGCAGTGGATCGGCGATGACAACTTCCGGGTGGTCCTGCCCTCCGGCTGGGGGTTCCGAACGGACGCCAAGGTGGCGGCCGACCACCTCTCGGACATGCCGTGGATCATGCACCACCCGGGCACGAGCGACGCCACGGTGATCGAGCGGCTCTTTGCCAGCTGCAACCTGCACCCACGCGTCGTGGCCTACAGCGACGACTTCCACGCCAGCCTCGAAATGGCGGCCGCCGGGCTGGGCGCTGCGCTCGTTCCGGAGCTTGCGCTGCGCCACCGGCCGGCAGGCGTGGTGGTGCTGGACGTTCCCGAGATCAGGCTGGCGCGCAATGTGTTTGCGCTGTTGATCAACGACAAGAAGACCGCCCGGGTGCAGCTCTTCGTTGACCTGCTGGCTGACACGCTGGGCAGCCTGGGGTCCTCAGATAAATAA
- a CDS encoding FAD-dependent oxidoreductase, with protein sequence MSPNPAWSGDAGGVPYGGPSGGTEAAAGSRRIAVVGSGVAGLTAAHILSRRDHVTLFEADARPGGHAHTHDLPQASGTLAVDTGFIVHNNRTYPNLIRLFAELGVETQDSDMTMSIRCDGCGLEYAGAKGAAGVFARPSNLVRPQYLRMLAEVLRFWRKARALLAANPGGTAAGEETLGQFLDRERFSDYFTSHFMAPVVSAVWSCDPTTALAYPARYLFTFLDHHGMLGIKGSPQWKTVTGGSRSYVDRVVAGLPDVRLSSTVLAVRRTGSGVDITTAAGTESFDAAVIAAHPREALAMLAEPTADEARILGDMPYSVNRIKFHRDPAVLPRSEAARASWNYRLPSCAARPDHVLVSYDLTRLQRLNPDDGGSYIVSLGESELIEPASVLQDLVYEHPQYTPDSVAAQGRLGGLGDCRLAFAGAYHGWGFHEDGAASGVQAAAQLGRDWEEPAGRPGVLDVNQPAELVP encoded by the coding sequence TTGTCACCGAACCCAGCATGGAGTGGGGACGCCGGAGGCGTTCCGTACGGTGGACCCAGCGGCGGAACGGAGGCAGCGGCCGGAAGCCGGCGCATCGCCGTCGTCGGCAGCGGGGTCGCAGGCCTCACCGCAGCCCACATACTCAGCCGGCGCGATCACGTGACCCTGTTCGAAGCCGACGCCCGGCCCGGCGGCCACGCCCACACCCACGACCTGCCGCAGGCTTCGGGAACACTGGCCGTGGACACGGGCTTCATCGTGCACAACAACCGCACGTACCCCAACCTCATCCGGCTCTTTGCCGAACTCGGGGTGGAAACCCAGGATTCGGACATGACCATGAGCATCCGCTGCGACGGCTGCGGGCTGGAGTACGCAGGGGCGAAGGGGGCGGCGGGCGTCTTCGCCCGGCCCTCGAACCTTGTGCGGCCGCAGTATCTGCGGATGCTGGCCGAGGTCCTGCGTTTTTGGCGGAAGGCCCGCGCACTGCTGGCGGCCAACCCGGGAGGGACCGCCGCAGGCGAGGAGACGCTCGGCCAATTCCTGGACCGGGAACGCTTCAGCGACTACTTCACCTCGCACTTCATGGCCCCGGTGGTCAGCGCCGTCTGGTCCTGCGATCCCACCACCGCGCTCGCTTATCCGGCACGGTATCTCTTCACCTTCCTCGACCACCACGGCATGCTCGGCATCAAAGGCTCGCCGCAGTGGAAGACCGTGACGGGCGGTTCGCGCAGCTACGTTGACCGCGTGGTCGCCGGCCTGCCCGATGTCCGCCTGTCCAGCACTGTCCTGGCCGTGCGGCGCACCGGTTCCGGCGTGGACATCACGACGGCGGCCGGCACCGAAAGTTTCGACGCTGCGGTCATCGCCGCCCATCCGCGGGAAGCCCTCGCCATGCTCGCCGAGCCGACGGCGGACGAAGCCCGCATCCTGGGCGACATGCCGTACTCCGTCAACCGGATCAAGTTCCACCGCGACCCCGCCGTGCTGCCGCGCAGCGAGGCCGCCCGCGCGTCCTGGAACTACCGGCTTCCGTCGTGTGCGGCCCGCCCGGACCACGTGCTGGTGAGCTACGACCTCACCCGCCTCCAGCGGCTGAACCCGGATGACGGCGGAAGCTACATAGTGAGCCTGGGCGAGTCCGAACTCATCGAGCCGGCGTCCGTCCTGCAGGATCTCGTTTACGAGCACCCGCAGTACACGCCGGATTCCGTGGCCGCCCAGGGCCGCCTCGGAGGACTCGGGGACTGCCGGCTCGCCTTCGCGGGCGCCTATCACGGCTGGGGGTTCCACGAGGACGGGGCAGCATCCGGAGTGCAGGCGGCCGCACAGCTGGGCCGGGACTGGGAAGAGCCCGCAGGCAGGCCAGGGGTGCTGGACGTCAACCAGCCGGCGGAGCTCGTGCCATGA
- a CDS encoding DUF1365 domain-containing protein produces the protein MTAAIYRTSIRHVRRDPLENAFTYRSYSWFVDLDGLPVLPRWMRPLAGFHAEDHLGDPEASIRENVDCFLAANGEEPDGGKVTMLANARVLGQVFNPISLFWCHGADGALRAVIAEVHNTYGERHCYLLHTDDSGRARADKEFYVSPFNEVDGSYRMTLPEPDGQLAVAVVLERPGRKPFTATMTGVRQAATPRSILAAALAVPLAPLRLVLQIHWQGIKLWARGLPIINRPHHPSQEAVS, from the coding sequence ATGACCGCGGCCATCTACCGCACCAGCATCCGCCACGTTCGGCGGGATCCGCTGGAGAACGCCTTCACCTACCGCAGCTACAGCTGGTTCGTGGACCTGGACGGTCTGCCCGTGCTGCCGCGGTGGATGCGCCCGCTGGCCGGCTTCCACGCCGAGGACCACCTGGGCGATCCTGAGGCGAGCATCCGTGAAAATGTGGATTGCTTCCTTGCAGCCAACGGAGAAGAGCCCGACGGCGGGAAGGTCACCATGCTGGCCAACGCCAGGGTGCTGGGGCAGGTCTTCAACCCCATCAGCCTGTTCTGGTGCCACGGCGCCGACGGCGCCCTGCGAGCGGTTATTGCCGAGGTCCACAACACCTACGGCGAGCGGCACTGCTACCTGCTGCACACCGACGACTCGGGGCGTGCCCGCGCCGACAAGGAGTTCTACGTCTCCCCGTTCAACGAGGTGGACGGCAGCTACCGGATGACCCTGCCTGAGCCTGACGGCCAGCTGGCCGTCGCGGTGGTGCTCGAACGCCCCGGGCGGAAGCCCTTCACCGCCACCATGACCGGCGTCCGCCAGGCCGCCACTCCGCGCAGCATCCTCGCCGCGGCGCTCGCCGTTCCGTTGGCGCCGCTGCGCCTGGTCCTGCAGATCCACTGGCAGGGAATCAAGCTCTGGGCCCGCGGCCTGCCCATCATCAACCGCCCCCACCACCCGTCACAGGAGGCCGTCTCATGA
- a CDS encoding cyclopropane-fatty-acyl-phospholipid synthase family protein, protein MTLTDPTYQGSASGPLRVPPAPAVIDAEVWPGVARPPAGARAALAGKAAGALFRSAARRLPLRVEYPDGSVLGTGDAGSPVMTMVRPADFDTRIGDNGLIGLGESFMAGDWEASDLAAVLEVFASSVDTLIPVPLQKLRSLYLPRAPRQERNTEQNTRGNISRHYDLSNELFSNFLDTTMSYSSALFTDGAGRLPEVGWDALASAQQAKIDRLLDKAGVGEGTRLLEIGTGWGELALRAAARGATVYSVTLSSEQQALAQQRIEKAGYSGQVTVALQDYRAVEGEYDAVVSVEMIEAVGYEYWPVYFQTIDRVLAPGGKVAIQAITMPHGRMLATRNAYTWVHKYIFPGGFLPSVRAIESVTEQHTTLRVRERRGMGDHYAATLRLWEERFLARSREVGELGFDEVFQRMWLFYLCYSRAGFQSGYLDVQQIVLDRREAQL, encoded by the coding sequence ATGACTCTTACAGACCCCACCTACCAGGGCAGCGCGTCCGGTCCGCTCCGGGTCCCGCCGGCTCCCGCAGTCATCGACGCCGAGGTGTGGCCCGGCGTCGCCCGTCCTCCTGCCGGAGCCAGGGCGGCCCTGGCCGGAAAAGCCGCGGGCGCCTTGTTCCGGAGTGCCGCCCGGCGGCTGCCGCTGCGGGTCGAGTACCCGGACGGGTCCGTGCTGGGAACGGGCGACGCCGGCTCGCCGGTGATGACCATGGTCAGGCCGGCGGACTTCGACACCCGCATCGGCGACAACGGCCTGATCGGACTGGGGGAGTCCTTCATGGCGGGGGACTGGGAAGCGTCGGATCTCGCCGCCGTCCTGGAGGTGTTCGCCTCCTCGGTGGACACGCTCATCCCCGTGCCGCTGCAGAAGCTGCGGAGCCTGTACTTGCCGCGGGCGCCCCGCCAGGAACGGAACACGGAGCAGAACACCCGGGGCAACATCTCGCGCCATTACGACCTCTCCAACGAGCTGTTCTCCAACTTCCTTGACACCACCATGAGCTACTCGTCGGCGCTTTTCACCGACGGGGCCGGCCGCTTGCCGGAAGTCGGCTGGGACGCGCTGGCATCCGCCCAGCAGGCCAAGATCGACAGGCTGCTGGACAAAGCCGGAGTGGGCGAGGGGACCCGGCTGCTGGAGATCGGGACGGGCTGGGGCGAGCTGGCCCTGCGCGCGGCCGCCCGCGGCGCCACCGTGTATTCGGTCACGCTGTCCAGCGAGCAGCAGGCGCTGGCGCAGCAGCGCATTGAGAAGGCCGGCTACTCGGGCCAGGTCACCGTGGCACTGCAGGATTACCGCGCGGTGGAGGGCGAATACGACGCCGTGGTCTCCGTCGAGATGATCGAAGCGGTGGGCTATGAGTACTGGCCGGTCTATTTCCAGACCATCGACAGGGTGCTGGCTCCGGGCGGAAAGGTGGCCATCCAGGCCATCACCATGCCGCACGGCCGCATGCTTGCCACGCGGAACGCCTACACATGGGTGCACAAATACATCTTCCCCGGCGGGTTCCTTCCCTCCGTGCGGGCGATCGAGAGCGTCACCGAGCAGCACACGACGCTCCGTGTCCGGGAACGCCGGGGGATGGGTGACCACTACGCGGCCACGCTGCGGCTCTGGGAGGAACGGTTCCTGGCCCGGTCCCGTGAAGTGGGGGAGCTCGGGTTCGACGAAGTTTTCCAGCGGATGTGGCTGTTCTACCTGTGCTATTCCCGGGCCGGCTTCCAGTCCGGCTACCTGGACGTGCAGCAGATCGTGCTGGACCGCCGGGAGGCCCAGCTCTAA
- the nrdH gene encoding glutaredoxin-like protein NrdH: MTVTVYTKPACVQCNATYRALDKKGITYQSVDISQDAEALERLKSLGYMQAPVVVTDQDHWSGFRPDKIEELALSAAASVA, translated from the coding sequence ATGACCGTTACGGTTTACACGAAGCCGGCCTGTGTTCAGTGCAACGCGACGTACCGCGCGCTGGACAAAAAGGGCATCACCTACCAGAGCGTGGACATCTCCCAGGACGCGGAGGCCCTCGAGCGCCTGAAGTCCCTGGGCTACATGCAGGCTCCGGTAGTGGTCACGGACCAGGACCATTGGTCAGGGTTCCGCCCGGACAAGATCGAAGAGCTGGCGCTGAGCGCCGCCGCTTCGGTGGCCTAA
- the nrdI gene encoding class Ib ribonucleoside-diphosphate reductase assembly flavoprotein NrdI: protein MTTANRTHSHLIYFSSASENTKRFVGKLGAEAARIPLHAKDEPLTACEPFVLVLPTYGGTGGEGSVPKQVIRFLNNPQNRRLIRGVIGAGNTNFGDNYCMAGDIIAAKCKVPHLYRFELMGTPEDVSRVQEGLEEFWTRLSQTHQ from the coding sequence ATGACGACTGCAAACAGGACACACAGTCACCTCATTTACTTTTCCTCGGCCTCCGAGAACACCAAGCGATTCGTTGGCAAGCTGGGTGCGGAGGCGGCCAGGATACCGCTCCATGCGAAGGATGAACCGCTCACGGCCTGCGAGCCCTTTGTGCTGGTCCTTCCCACGTACGGCGGGACGGGCGGCGAGGGCTCGGTGCCGAAGCAGGTCATCCGGTTCCTGAACAACCCGCAGAACCGGCGCCTGATCAGGGGCGTGATCGGGGCGGGAAACACGAATTTCGGGGATAACTATTGCATGGCGGGGGACATCATCGCCGCCAAATGCAAGGTCCCCCACCTATACAGGTTCGAACTCATGGGCACGCCTGAAGACGTCTCCCGTGTACAAGAAGGATTGGAAGAGTTTTGGACACGACTGTCGCAGACACACCAGTAA
- the nrdE gene encoding class 1b ribonucleoside-diphosphate reductase subunit alpha produces MPAAYKGLGYHELNAMLNLYGPNGEIQFEADREAAHQYFLQHVNNNTVFFHDLEEKLDYLVKNEYYERETLDQYTMNFIRELYNRAYKKKFRFETFLGAFKFYTSYTLKTFDGKRFLERYEDRVCMVALHLARGDEKLATQMVDEIIEGRFQPATPTFLNAGKKQRGELVSCFLLRIEDNMESIGRSINSALQLSKRGGGVAFALTNIREVGAPIKQIENQSSGVIPVMKLLEDSFSYANQLGARQGAGAVYLHAHHPDIYRFLDTKRENADEKIRIKTLSLGVVIPDITFELAKKDEDMYLFSPYDVERVYGMPFSDVSVTEKYYEMVDDSRIKKTKIKAREFFQTLAEIQFESGYPYIMFEDTVNRENPIDGKIIMSNLCSEILQVSQPTTYHDDLSYDQTGKDISCNLGSLNIAKTMDSPDFGLTIETAIRSLSAVSDMSNITSVPSIARGNDQSHAIGLGQMNLHGYLARERVHYGSEEGLDFTNIYFYSVVYHAVRASNLLSIQTGQTFGGFEKSKYASGEFFDKYTEQEWVPQTEKVKELFKNIHIPTQDDWRELKASVMEHGIYNQNLQAVPPTGSISYINNSTSSIHPVASKIEIRKEGKLGRVYYPAPYLTNDNLEYYQDAYEIGYEKVIDTYAAATQHVDQGLSLTLFFKDTATTRDINKAQIYAWKKGIKTIYYIRLRQLALEGTEVDGCVSCML; encoded by the coding sequence ATGCCGGCCGCCTACAAGGGCCTGGGCTACCACGAACTCAACGCCATGCTGAACCTCTACGGTCCCAACGGGGAGATCCAGTTCGAGGCCGACCGCGAGGCTGCGCACCAGTACTTCCTGCAGCACGTGAACAACAACACCGTGTTCTTCCACGACCTCGAGGAAAAGCTCGACTACCTCGTCAAGAACGAGTACTACGAGCGCGAAACCCTCGACCAGTACACGATGAACTTCATTCGCGAACTCTACAACCGCGCGTACAAGAAGAAGTTCCGCTTCGAGACCTTCCTGGGCGCCTTCAAGTTCTACACCTCCTACACGCTGAAGACGTTTGACGGCAAGCGCTTCCTGGAGCGCTACGAGGACCGCGTCTGCATGGTGGCCCTGCACCTGGCCCGCGGCGACGAGAAGCTGGCCACCCAGATGGTGGACGAGATCATCGAAGGCCGCTTCCAGCCGGCCACCCCGACGTTCCTGAACGCCGGCAAGAAGCAGCGCGGCGAACTGGTCTCCTGCTTCCTGCTCCGCATCGAAGACAACATGGAGTCGATCGGCCGCTCCATCAACTCCGCCCTGCAGCTGTCCAAGCGCGGCGGCGGCGTCGCCTTCGCGCTGACCAACATCCGCGAGGTCGGTGCCCCGATCAAGCAGATCGAGAACCAGTCCTCGGGCGTCATCCCCGTGATGAAGCTCCTCGAGGACAGCTTCTCCTACGCCAACCAGCTCGGTGCCCGCCAGGGTGCCGGTGCCGTCTACCTGCACGCGCACCACCCGGACATCTACCGGTTCCTGGACACCAAGCGGGAAAATGCGGACGAGAAGATCCGCATCAAGACCCTCTCCCTCGGCGTCGTGATCCCGGACATCACGTTCGAGCTAGCCAAGAAGGACGAGGACATGTACCTGTTCTCGCCGTACGACGTCGAGCGCGTCTACGGGATGCCGTTCTCGGACGTTTCGGTCACCGAGAAGTACTACGAGATGGTAGACGATTCCCGGATCAAGAAGACCAAGATCAAGGCGCGCGAGTTCTTCCAGACTCTCGCCGAGATCCAGTTCGAATCCGGCTACCCGTACATCATGTTCGAGGACACCGTGAACCGGGAAAACCCGATTGACGGCAAGATCATCATGTCCAACCTGTGCTCCGAGATCCTCCAGGTCTCGCAGCCCACGACGTACCACGATGACCTGTCCTACGACCAGACCGGCAAGGACATCTCCTGCAACCTGGGCTCGCTGAACATCGCGAAGACCATGGATTCGCCGGACTTCGGCCTGACCATCGAGACGGCCATCCGCTCGCTCTCGGCTGTGTCGGACATGTCCAACATCACCTCGGTGCCGTCCATCGCCCGCGGCAACGACCAGAGCCACGCCATCGGCCTGGGCCAGATGAACCTGCACGGCTACCTGGCACGTGAGCGGGTCCACTACGGTTCCGAAGAGGGCCTGGACTTCACCAACATCTACTTCTACTCGGTGGTGTACCACGCCGTCCGCGCCTCGAATCTGCTGTCCATCCAGACCGGCCAGACCTTCGGCGGCTTCGAGAAGTCCAAGTACGCCTCGGGCGAGTTCTTCGACAAGTACACGGAGCAGGAGTGGGTGCCGCAGACCGAGAAGGTCAAGGAGCTGTTCAAGAACATCCACATCCCCACGCAGGATGACTGGCGCGAGCTGAAGGCTTCCGTCATGGAGCACGGCATCTACAACCAGAACCTGCAGGCTGTTCCGCCGACCGGCTCGATCTCCTACATCAACAACTCCACCTCCTCCATCCACCCGGTGGCGTCCAAGATTGAGATCCGCAAGGAAGGCAAGCTGGGCCGCGTGTACTACCCGGCGCCGTACCTGACGAACGACAACCTGGAGTACTACCAGGACGCGTACGAGATCGGTTACGAGAAGGTCATCGACACTTACGCCGCTGCCACGCAGCACGTGGACCAGGGCCTGTCCCTGACGCTGTTCTTCAAGGACACCGCCACCACGCGTGACATCAACAAGGCCCAGATCTACGCCTGGAAGAAGGGCATCAAGACCATCTACTACATCCGTCTCCGCCAGCTCGCGCTGGAAGGGACTGAGGTGGACGGCTGCGTCAGCTGCATGCTTTAA
- the nrdF gene encoding class 1b ribonucleoside-diphosphate reductase subunit beta: MTEKVKLLSHVEAINWNRIQDDKDVDVWNRLVNNFWLPEKIPLSNDVQSWATLTPDEQQLTMRVFTGLTLLDTIQGTVGAVSLIPDAITPHEEAVYTNIAFMESVHAKSYSSIFSTLASTKEIDEAFRWSTENVNLQKKAQIVMDYYQGDDPLKRKVASTLLESFLFYSGFYLPMYWSSRAKLTNTADLIRLIIRDEAVHGYYIGYKFQKGLEGLSEERKQEIKDYTFELLFELYENEVQYTHDLYDSVGLAEDVKKFLHYNANKALMNLGYEAMFPASVTDVNPAILSALSPNADENHDFFSGSGSSYVIGKAVNTEDDDWDF, translated from the coding sequence ATGACCGAAAAGGTCAAGCTGCTTAGCCACGTCGAGGCGATCAACTGGAACCGCATCCAGGACGACAAGGACGTGGATGTCTGGAACCGCCTGGTCAATAACTTCTGGCTGCCGGAGAAGATCCCGCTGTCCAACGACGTGCAGTCGTGGGCCACTCTGACCCCGGATGAGCAGCAGCTCACCATGCGCGTGTTCACCGGCCTGACCCTGCTGGACACCATCCAGGGCACCGTCGGCGCCGTCTCGCTGATTCCGGACGCGATCACTCCGCATGAGGAGGCCGTCTACACGAACATCGCCTTCATGGAGTCCGTGCACGCCAAGAGCTACTCCTCCATCTTCTCCACGCTGGCCTCCACCAAGGAGATCGACGAGGCATTCCGCTGGTCCACCGAGAACGTGAACCTTCAGAAGAAGGCCCAGATCGTCATGGACTACTACCAGGGCGACGACCCCCTGAAGCGCAAGGTGGCCTCCACACTGCTGGAGAGCTTCCTGTTCTACTCCGGCTTCTACTTGCCGATGTACTGGTCTTCACGGGCCAAGCTGACGAACACGGCCGACCTGATCCGGCTGATCATCCGCGATGAGGCCGTCCACGGCTACTACATCGGCTACAAGTTCCAGAAGGGCCTGGAGGGCCTGTCCGAGGAGCGCAAGCAGGAGATCAAGGACTACACGTTCGAGCTGCTCTTCGAGCTGTACGAGAACGAAGTCCAGTACACGCACGACCTCTACGACTCCGTCGGCCTGGCCGAGGACGTCAAGAAGTTCCTGCACTACAACGCCAACAAGGCGCTGATGAACCTAGGCTACGAGGCCATGTTCCCGGCCTCCGTCACCGACGTGAACCCGGCCATCCTGTCGGCCCTGTCGCCGAACGCTGACGAGAACCACGACTTCTTCTCGGGTTCGGGTTCGTCGTATGTGATCGGCAAGGCTGTCAACACTGAGGATGACGACTGGGACTTCTAG